A single window of Cataglyphis hispanica isolate Lineage 1 chromosome 2, ULB_Chis1_1.0, whole genome shotgun sequence DNA harbors:
- the LOC126856738 gene encoding IQ and ubiquitin-like domain-containing protein isoform X1 codes for MTLSPKIISRRIFKPYLGGWRHKITGIEYLNAASQTGPLRKSWKTTCSRSVQCVETKDGTTQSLRHCVTQMWRDDCYIPSEEDKYMIVKPYKSYAEVRAYLDRHARIIQRNYRAYRLKKYIKECVEVYRNLLENCNKYEEEKIMAYEMRHKQNILRQTFPRSRTDFGMLYSLIERWRSDCIKDIKSRLFKGGQRAENYRILEKTVEMFNQVDKHKQAIKSSYRKQKVLRFLALNCKSIRWTGYKGKLVEMITLKIQKAREFKELYNALSNRNVSSEERIKLLIMLRKLLEPHNCIEAFDLISLLDQEIALLNRRIEGLSLDYLNERIMHTYLNFVSMYSTCGCKCVDADPKDNELREPFETRMKLCRNCLKLLPFHRFLSHTRMKKLSVCIRCRSLAQRNIAHVDYDSYMFILNCVRAEEERRSSTSLLAFMMQEHDIYHLVNHIWQGKSAISKIKDLFVLRLVRYQKDVEWAPWNCILLTEDEAEVHYHIRDLATMYSKHLISQISLKHQIAKNYFKQLIIFEKDFRESSRYSSTQNGIQYKPPLTVENYDPSQKYKQRQEIV; via the exons ATGACCTTATCGCCTAAAATAATAAGTCGAAGGATTTTCAAACCTTATTTGGGTGGATGGCGACACAAAATTACTGGAATAGAATACCTAAACGCAGCTTCGCAAACTGGACCTCTTCGAAAGTCGTGGAAGACTACATGCAGCAGATCGGTGCAATGTGTGGAAACGAAAGACGGAACAACACAATCCTTGCGTCATTGTGTAACGCAAATGTGGcg AGACGACTGTTATATACCTAGTGAAGaggataaatatatgattgtcAAGCCTTATAAGAGTTATGCCGAAGTGCGAGCTTATTTAGATAGGCACGCACGTATAATTCAGAGAAATTATCGGGCATATAGATTAAAGAAATACATCAAGGAATGCGTGGAAGTTTATCGCAACCTGCTTGAAAATTGCAACAAATATgaggaagagaaaataatggCATACGa AATGCGACATAAGCAGAACATTCTTCGCCAAACTTTTCCGCGATCGAGGACTGACTTTGGCATGCTCTATAGCCTGATCGAAAGATGGAGGTCCGATTGTATAAAGGACATAAAATCGCGATTGTTCAAAGGCGGTCAGCGTGCCGAGAATTACAGAATTCTGGAAAAGACGGTGGAGATGTTCAATCAAGTCGACAAACATAAACAAGCTATCAAAAGCTCGTATAGGAAACAAAAAGTTCTCAGATTTTTGGCGCTGAATTGCAAGTCGATACGATGGACCGGTTACAAGGGTAAACTCGTAGAGATGATCACTCTGAAAATTCAAAAGGCTCGGGAATTTAAAGAACTCTATAACGCATTGAGTAACCGCAATGTTAGTTCAGAGGAACggataaagttattaataatgttaagaaAATTGCTCGAACCACACAATTGTATCGAAGCTTTTGATTTGATCTCTTTATTAGATCAAGAGATCGCATTGTTAAATCGAAGGATCGAGGGTTTATCGctcgattatttaaatgagagGATAATGC ACACTTACTTAAATTTTGTGAGCATGTATAGCACGTGCGGCTGCAAATGTGTCGATGCAGATCCTAAAGATAATGAATTACGAGAACCTTTTGAAACAAGAATGAAATTATGTCGGAATTGTTTAAAACTACTTCCTTTCCACAGATTTTTATCACATACGAGAATGAAAAAACTATCAGTTTGTATCC gTTGCAGATCTCTAGCTCAGCGTAATATCGCGCATGTCGATTACGATTCttacatgtttatattaaattgtgtgCGAGCTGAGGAAGAACGTCGAAGCTCCACCTCCCTTTTGGCGTTTATGATGCAAGAACACGATATTTATCATCTAGTTAATCATATTTGGCAGGGTAAATCAGCGATCAGCAAGATTAAAGATCTTTTTGTTCTGAGATTGGTCAGATATCAAAAGGATGTCGAATGGGCGCCTTGGAATTGTATTCTTCTTACGGAGGATGAAGCCGAAGTACATTATCACATTCGTGATCTCGCTACGATGTATTCGAAGCACTTGATAAGCCAGATCAGTTTGAAACATCAGATTGCAAAGAATTATTTCAA acagttgataatttttgaaaaagatttccGAGAATCTAGTCGCTACTCTAGTACTCAAAATGGAATACAATATAAACCACCGTTAACTGTAGAAAATTACGATCCATCTCAAAAATACAAGCAACGACAAGAAATTGTGTAA
- the LOC126856738 gene encoding IQ and ubiquitin-like domain-containing protein isoform X2: MTLSPKIISRRIFKPYLGGWRHKITGIEYLNAASQTGPLRKSWKTTCSRSVQCVETKDGTTQSLRHCVTQMWRMRHKQNILRQTFPRSRTDFGMLYSLIERWRSDCIKDIKSRLFKGGQRAENYRILEKTVEMFNQVDKHKQAIKSSYRKQKVLRFLALNCKSIRWTGYKGKLVEMITLKIQKAREFKELYNALSNRNVSSEERIKLLIMLRKLLEPHNCIEAFDLISLLDQEIALLNRRIEGLSLDYLNERIMHTYLNFVSMYSTCGCKCVDADPKDNELREPFETRMKLCRNCLKLLPFHRFLSHTRMKKLSVCIRCRSLAQRNIAHVDYDSYMFILNCVRAEEERRSSTSLLAFMMQEHDIYHLVNHIWQGKSAISKIKDLFVLRLVRYQKDVEWAPWNCILLTEDEAEVHYHIRDLATMYSKHLISQISLKHQIAKNYFKQLIIFEKDFRESSRYSSTQNGIQYKPPLTVENYDPSQKYKQRQEIV; encoded by the exons ATGACCTTATCGCCTAAAATAATAAGTCGAAGGATTTTCAAACCTTATTTGGGTGGATGGCGACACAAAATTACTGGAATAGAATACCTAAACGCAGCTTCGCAAACTGGACCTCTTCGAAAGTCGTGGAAGACTACATGCAGCAGATCGGTGCAATGTGTGGAAACGAAAGACGGAACAACACAATCCTTGCGTCATTGTGTAACGCAAATGTGGcg AATGCGACATAAGCAGAACATTCTTCGCCAAACTTTTCCGCGATCGAGGACTGACTTTGGCATGCTCTATAGCCTGATCGAAAGATGGAGGTCCGATTGTATAAAGGACATAAAATCGCGATTGTTCAAAGGCGGTCAGCGTGCCGAGAATTACAGAATTCTGGAAAAGACGGTGGAGATGTTCAATCAAGTCGACAAACATAAACAAGCTATCAAAAGCTCGTATAGGAAACAAAAAGTTCTCAGATTTTTGGCGCTGAATTGCAAGTCGATACGATGGACCGGTTACAAGGGTAAACTCGTAGAGATGATCACTCTGAAAATTCAAAAGGCTCGGGAATTTAAAGAACTCTATAACGCATTGAGTAACCGCAATGTTAGTTCAGAGGAACggataaagttattaataatgttaagaaAATTGCTCGAACCACACAATTGTATCGAAGCTTTTGATTTGATCTCTTTATTAGATCAAGAGATCGCATTGTTAAATCGAAGGATCGAGGGTTTATCGctcgattatttaaatgagagGATAATGC ACACTTACTTAAATTTTGTGAGCATGTATAGCACGTGCGGCTGCAAATGTGTCGATGCAGATCCTAAAGATAATGAATTACGAGAACCTTTTGAAACAAGAATGAAATTATGTCGGAATTGTTTAAAACTACTTCCTTTCCACAGATTTTTATCACATACGAGAATGAAAAAACTATCAGTTTGTATCC gTTGCAGATCTCTAGCTCAGCGTAATATCGCGCATGTCGATTACGATTCttacatgtttatattaaattgtgtgCGAGCTGAGGAAGAACGTCGAAGCTCCACCTCCCTTTTGGCGTTTATGATGCAAGAACACGATATTTATCATCTAGTTAATCATATTTGGCAGGGTAAATCAGCGATCAGCAAGATTAAAGATCTTTTTGTTCTGAGATTGGTCAGATATCAAAAGGATGTCGAATGGGCGCCTTGGAATTGTATTCTTCTTACGGAGGATGAAGCCGAAGTACATTATCACATTCGTGATCTCGCTACGATGTATTCGAAGCACTTGATAAGCCAGATCAGTTTGAAACATCAGATTGCAAAGAATTATTTCAA acagttgataatttttgaaaaagatttccGAGAATCTAGTCGCTACTCTAGTACTCAAAATGGAATACAATATAAACCACCGTTAACTGTAGAAAATTACGATCCATCTCAAAAATACAAGCAACGACAAGAAATTGTGTAA